The genomic region TCAAGCTCGAGCCCTCCGGTGCGCAGGCGATGACACGCAGCTATTCGCTGTCGGGCGGCGCCGATGCCGCGTCCTATCGCGTCAGCATCAAGCGCGAAGTTCACGGCGCCGCCAGCCGTTACATTGCCGACGAGCTGCTGGCCGGCGCTGCCGTGCAACTAGGTGCGCCACGCGGCAGTTTCACGCTCCGGCAAGATGCACGCCCCGTCATCCTGTTGAGCGCCGCCATCGGCGTCACCCCTTTGCTCGCAATGCTTCACGCGCTCGCCGCCGAAGCGACGACGCGGGACGTGTGGTGGCTGCACGGCGCTCGCAATGGCCGCGAACATGCGTTCGCCGCCGAGGCGCGCGAATTGCTAGGTGGGCTCTCTCGTCACCATAGCCACGTCTGCTACAGCGCGCCTGACCCGGACGATCGTCTCAATGTGGCGTTCGACACAGCCGGACATCTCGACGCACGCCTGCTCCAGACCCTGAGCGTGCCGCGTGACGGCGATTTCTATCTGTGCGGACCGGCAGGTTTCATGAACGATCTGAAAGCTGGCCTCACCACGTTGGGCGTCGCACCGGATCGCATCCACACCGAATTGTTCGGCGCCGGACCGTCCTTGACGCCCGGCATAGCGTCCTCCCCGCAGAAGCGGGCGCACCCGCCGATCGGTGCCCCCGGCCCCGGCCCGATGGTTTCGTTCGCCCGGAGTGGCCTCAATGTCCGCTGGGGACCATCCTATGCCAGCCTGCTGGAATTGGCCGAGGCGTGCGACGTCCCCGTGCGCTGGTCGTGCCGGACCGGCGTCTGCCACAATTGCGAGAGCGGGTTGATCGCGGGGACGGTTGACTATGCGCCGGATCCGCTCGATCCGCCGGCGGACGGCAATGTCCTGATCTGCTGCTCACGACCCCGAAACGACGTCGTGGTTGATCTGTAAAAGTGGGAGAGCGCAATGCGACCTGACATGATGCCGGGAGTAACCTTCCCGGATTACGAACTCAGCGACCACACCGGCAAGCACCGGAAGCTCTCCGAACTGCAGGCGGGCGATCCAATGGTGCTCGTGCTCGGCCGCGGCGGATTTTGTCCCAAGGATCGTCGCCAGGCCGAAGGCTTGCTGCAACTCCATCGCGAGATGGAGGTGGGCTATTGCCGGATGGTCACGATCACGACCGACAACATCACCCAGACCAGCGAATATCGCAGCGGCGTCGGAGCGCACTGGCCCTTTCTCTCGGATTTGCGGCGCCTCGTTCAGAAGGATCTCGACATCGCCGAATACACCGACCCCGTCCATAATCCGATGATTCCGCACGTGATCGTGCTCGAGCCCGGCCTCGTCATTCACAAGATCTACAACGGCTACTGGTTCTTCGGCCGTCCAACCGTCGAAGAGCTCCGCCAGGACCTCAGGGCAGTCGGCATGAAGTGCCGGCCGGATTGGGACATCGCGGCGCCCGGCCTCAGGGCACTGTGGGACCAGGGCCGCAGGGAGCATTTTCATCCCTACGGCAAGGCTTACGTCGAAACTCTCGGCGAACGGGATTAGAACCACATTCCGACATCGTCCGCCCGGGCGAATGCCGGTTCGGAATGTGGATGATCCAGATGAAGACCAATCCCGACCGCATGGGCGCGCGCCAGATCTACGAGGCTTTGAGAGATCAGATCCTGGCGAGGGTGTATGGGATCGACGGGGTGCTGCCGTCCTCCCGCGCGCTGGCCGGTGAGATGGGCGTGGCGCGCTCGACCGTCACGATCGCCTACGAACAGCTCGCCGCCGAAGGCTTCATCGAGACACGCCATGGCGCGCGACCGCGTGTGGCTCGCGCCGTCGTCGAGCGAGGACGCACGCGCGTAGTGTCGCGGCCGTCGGCGCGGAAGGTGCGGCTGTCGGCCTTCGGGAGCCGGTTGCTTCAAGACCCGCCGCGCTGGTCTGAGCCGCCGCGCGGGCTCGTCGCGAACTTCCGCTATGGCGAGCTCGCGCCGTCGGATTTCCCGGTACTGGCATGGAAAAAGGCCGTGACCGCTGCGATGGCGCGCAAGCCCGAACGGCTGGCCTATGACGATCCCTGCGGAGCGCTGCGGCTGCGGACCGCGCTTCAAGGCTATCTGTGGCGGTCGCGTAGCGTCCGCTGCGAGGTCGATCAGATCGTGGTCGTGAACGGCTCGCAGCAGGGCCTCGACATCTGCGCGCGCCTGCTGCTCGATGCCGGCGACCGCTTCGTGATGGAGGATCCCGGCTACCAGATGGCGCGGCATACTTTCGCAGCAACGGGCGCCGAGGCGATCCCGATTCCCGTCGACGTGGACGGACTGGAGACAGCGCGGCTCGATGGCGTCGAAGCCCGCCTCGCCTATGTCACGCCGTCGCACCAATATCCGCTCGGCGGCGTCATGCCGATCGGCCGCCGGCACCAATTGCTCGCCTGGGCCAGGGCAAACGACGCCTACGTGATCGAGGACGATTACGACGGCGAGTATCGCTACGATACCAAGCCGATCCCGCCGCTGCACGCGCTGGAAGGCGGCGGCAATGTGATCTATCTCGGCACCGTCTCCAAGACGCTCTCGCCGACCTTGCGGATCGGCTTTCTGGTGGTGCCCTCCGCCCTGCGATCCCTGATCGCCGCCGCCAAGCAGATCATGGACCGGCACACGCCGCTGATCGAACAGGACGCTCTCGCGTCGATGCTGGAAAGCGGCGCCTATGACGGCCACATCAGGCGCGTGCGCCGGCGCAACGCCGAACGCCAGCGGGCGCTGCTCGACGCGCTTCGCCGCAGGTTCGGGGACCGCGTCCGGATCGAGGGCACGGCCGCCGGCCTGCACATCGTGGCGTGGTTCGACGACCTGCCGCAGAAGCGAGAGGACGCGTTGATCAAGGCGGCCCATGCAAAGGGCGTCGGCATCTATTCCGTCTCTGCGCTGTTCGTCGGACCTCGCCGACCGCGGAAGACGGTCGGCCTCGTCATGGGCTATTCGGCATTGGAGGTGGCACAGATCGAGCGCGGCTGCAGGCTTCTCGCACAAGCCGTCGCCAAACTGGACTGATCAAATAGACGATAACTGGCAGTTTCTTACAGGCCAGATTCCGGCTATCTCCAGAGCAACACCGGAGATAGACATGTACATCCCTCCCGCCTTCAAGGACGACATCGAGAGCATCCGAGCGACCATTCGCGGCGCCCGCCTCGCCAGCCTGGTCACGGCCACCAGCGAAGGCCCCGTCGCCACGCCGCTGCCGCTGCTTCTCGACGAGAGCGAAGGCGAACATGGCGTGCTGTACGGACATGTGGCGAAAGCCAACCCGCAATGGAAACTGCCGCCGATCGGAGATGCGCTGGCGATCTTCAGCGGTCCCGACGCCTATGTGACGCCGTCCTGGTACGCGACCAAGCAGGAAACCGAAAAGGTCGTGCCGACCTGGAACTACGTCGCGGTGCATGCCTACGGCCCGGTCGAATTCTTCCAGGAGCCCGAGCGCCTGCTCGACGCCGTGACGCGGCTCACGAATAGGCATGAAGGATCGCGTGCAAAGCCGTGGGCCGTTACCGATGCCCCCGAAGATTTCATCGCAACTCAGCTGCGCGGAATCGTCGGCGTGCGGATTCCGTCGTGCGGTTCGAAGGCAAGCGCAAGATGAGCCAGAACCGTCCCGAGGCTGACCGTGTCGGCGTCGCGCAAGGTCTCGCAGCGAGCGAGAACGCTGGTGATCGCGAGGTTGCGCCATTGATTCCGGTTCCGGTTTAGTAGCCACTTGGTTCCGACACTCGCTGTCGGGAACCATCGTCCTGTCAGGTTCGTTGATACATTTCAGCAAGCATCTCCTGACGGAATTCCTATGTGCCGCTGGATCGCATACCGGGGCGAGACCACGTCCTTCGAGCCCTATGTCACCGAGCCCGAGCATTCGCTCATCGCGCAAAGCATCCGCTCGCTCCAGTCGACGGCGGGCTCGAATGGCGACGGCTTTGGTCTCGGCTGGTACGGTGAGCATCCGGAGCCTGGTCTTTATCGTGAAACACGCCCCGCTTGGTCGGACGAAAATCTCCGCTACCTCTGCCGCCATTTGCGCTCGCATCTGTTCTTCGCCCATGTGCGCGCCGCCACCGGCACGGCAGTGACGCGGCAGAACTGCCATCCCTTTGCCTGCGGCCAGTGGATGTTCATGCACAATGGTTTCGTCGGCAGCTGGAATCGCCTACGGCGCAAGGTCGAGGCGCTGATCCCCGATGCCTACTACCCCTCGCGGACAGGCACGACCGATTCGGAAGCCGTGTTTCTCGCCATGATGGGCGCGGGTCTCGACGCCGATCCGCTCGGCGCAACGCATCGCGTGCTGCGAGCCCTCGTCGGCCTCGTCAACGAAGGCGAGCTTCGTGAGCGGCTACGCTTCACCAGCGCCATCGCCAACGGCCGGGATCTCTATGCCTTCCGGGTTGCGGTCAACGATGCCGCCAACACGCTCTATTTCCGCGAGGCTGGCGGCCAAGTCATCGTCGTCTCCGAGCCGTTCGACAAGGAAACAGACTGGACGGAAGTGCCCGCGAATCACGCGCTGGTCGCACGTGCGTCCGAGAGCGCGAAAATTGTTCCGTTCGATCTTGCAATTTCCAGTGAGGTCGACGCGGAACCCGCTCCTGCCAGAAGGATTATCGCCCGCGGGTAAATACCTTGGCCGGGTGGCACGATGACATTGGCGTCAGACGTCTTGAAACTGCTGCGGCTTGATTCCTCCGAGGACAGGCAGCACCTCGTCATTCGCTCGGCCGGCGGACGCGGCAAGGCTGCGGAATATTCGTTCGGTATCGAGGAGGAATACTTCCTCGCCGATCGCCGCAGCCTGGAGGTCGCGATCCAGACCCCCAATGAGCTATTCGAATCTGCGAATTGGTCGACAGGCGGCCAGGCGATGCGGGAGATGTTACAGTCGCAGCTCGAGGTCGCCACCAACGTGCATGTCGACGTCGCCGACGCGCGCGAAGAGCTTCGCTTCCTGCGTCGCGAAGTCGCAAACGTCGCGGCACAATACGGCTTCGTGATCATGGCCTGCGGCACGCACCCGACCGCGGTCTGGCGCATGTCGCAGCCGAGCCCGAAGCCACGCTACGAGGAGATGATTGAGGATCTGCGCAGCATCGGCCACCGCAACCTGATGTGCGGCATGCACGTGCACGTCCAGTTGCCCGATCCCGAAAAGCGCATGGCGGTGATGCGAGCGATGCTGCCGCATCTGCCCTTGTTCATCGCCCTGTCGGCCTCCTCCCCGTTCTGGAATTCACACAAGACCGGACTGAAGGGCTATCGGCTCGCCGCCTATTCCGAGCTGCCGCGCACTGGCCTGCCCGAATTATTCGAGAGCCGGCAGGATTACGACGAATATGTCGGCGCGTTGCAGCGCTCGGGCGTGATCCCCGATGAAAGTCACATCTGGTGGGCCATGCGCCCCTCGATGAAGCACCCGACCCTCGAGCTGCGTGCGCCCGATACCTGCACCTTCGTCGACGACGCCGTTGCCATTGCCTCGCTCTATCGCTGCCTGACCCGCTATCTCTACCTGCGACCTCATCTCTCGAAAGAGGTCACCGCGGTCGAACGCGCAATTGCGGTGGAAAACAAATGGCGCGCCCAGCGCTACGGCACCGATTGCATCTTTGCCTCCAAGGACGGGCCGGTCGAGATCTCCGAGCTGCTCTCCCGTGTGATCGAGCACATCGCCGAAGACGCCGCCGCGCTGAACTGCATGGCCGAGGTCGAACACTGTCGCACCATCGTCGAACGCGGCAGCTCGGCCGAATTCCAGCTTCGCGCCTTCCGCGACAATGCGGAAGATATCGCCGCCGTGTCGCGCTGGATCGCAGACGCGACGATCTCGGGCACGAGCACCCCCGCCGCAGGCGTTCCCGCGCCTTCATAGCGCCCGCGCAAGCTTCGCGAG from Bradyrhizobium lupini harbors:
- a CDS encoding PLP-dependent aminotransferase family protein, which translates into the protein MIQMKTNPDRMGARQIYEALRDQILARVYGIDGVLPSSRALAGEMGVARSTVTIAYEQLAAEGFIETRHGARPRVARAVVERGRTRVVSRPSARKVRLSAFGSRLLQDPPRWSEPPRGLVANFRYGELAPSDFPVLAWKKAVTAAMARKPERLAYDDPCGALRLRTALQGYLWRSRSVRCEVDQIVVVNGSQQGLDICARLLLDAGDRFVMEDPGYQMARHTFAATGAEAIPIPVDVDGLETARLDGVEARLAYVTPSHQYPLGGVMPIGRRHQLLAWARANDAYVIEDDYDGEYRYDTKPIPPLHALEGGGNVIYLGTVSKTLSPTLRIGFLVVPSALRSLIAAAKQIMDRHTPLIEQDALASMLESGAYDGHIRRVRRRNAERQRALLDALRRRFGDRVRIEGTAAGLHIVAWFDDLPQKREDALIKAAHAKGVGIYSVSALFVGPRRPRKTVGLVMGYSALEVAQIERGCRLLAQAVAKLD
- a CDS encoding MOSC domain-containing protein, producing the protein MARLLSVNVGLPRDVAWQGRTVHTGIWKAQVTGPRRVRRLNIDGDGQGDTAGHGGEHRAVFVYQDESYRYWQEHLGRSNLVHGQFGENFTVEGLADTNVCIGDRYRIGSAVFEVTQPRVTCYRLGIRMDEPDMAALLVRHGRPGFYFRVIEEGDVEAGDEITQIAVGPERMSVFEINALLYLPPHPRERLERALRIPALSRGWRRSFEALLEQQKDNKTAGNAGLGPAASPAPAWRGFRSFRVARKIAESGNVTSLILEPADGHPVAAALPGQFVVIKLEPSGAQAMTRSYSLSGGADAASYRVSIKREVHGAASRYIADELLAGAAVQLGAPRGSFTLRQDARPVILLSAAIGVTPLLAMLHALAAEATTRDVWWLHGARNGREHAFAAEARELLGGLSRHHSHVCYSAPDPDDRLNVAFDTAGHLDARLLQTLSVPRDGDFYLCGPAGFMNDLKAGLTTLGVAPDRIHTELFGAGPSLTPGIASSPQKRAHPPIGAPGPGPMVSFARSGLNVRWGPSYASLLELAEACDVPVRWSCRTGVCHNCESGLIAGTVDYAPDPLDPPADGNVLICCSRPRNDVVVDL
- a CDS encoding class II glutamine amidotransferase — encoded protein: MCRWIAYRGETTSFEPYVTEPEHSLIAQSIRSLQSTAGSNGDGFGLGWYGEHPEPGLYRETRPAWSDENLRYLCRHLRSHLFFAHVRAATGTAVTRQNCHPFACGQWMFMHNGFVGSWNRLRRKVEALIPDAYYPSRTGTTDSEAVFLAMMGAGLDADPLGATHRVLRALVGLVNEGELRERLRFTSAIANGRDLYAFRVAVNDAANTLYFREAGGQVIVVSEPFDKETDWTEVPANHALVARASESAKIVPFDLAISSEVDAEPAPARRIIARG
- a CDS encoding redoxin domain-containing protein codes for the protein MRPDMMPGVTFPDYELSDHTGKHRKLSELQAGDPMVLVLGRGGFCPKDRRQAEGLLQLHREMEVGYCRMVTITTDNITQTSEYRSGVGAHWPFLSDLRRLVQKDLDIAEYTDPVHNPMIPHVIVLEPGLVIHKIYNGYWFFGRPTVEELRQDLRAVGMKCRPDWDIAAPGLRALWDQGRREHFHPYGKAYVETLGERD
- a CDS encoding carboxylate-amine ligase, producing the protein MTLASDVLKLLRLDSSEDRQHLVIRSAGGRGKAAEYSFGIEEEYFLADRRSLEVAIQTPNELFESANWSTGGQAMREMLQSQLEVATNVHVDVADAREELRFLRREVANVAAQYGFVIMACGTHPTAVWRMSQPSPKPRYEEMIEDLRSIGHRNLMCGMHVHVQLPDPEKRMAVMRAMLPHLPLFIALSASSPFWNSHKTGLKGYRLAAYSELPRTGLPELFESRQDYDEYVGALQRSGVIPDESHIWWAMRPSMKHPTLELRAPDTCTFVDDAVAIASLYRCLTRYLYLRPHLSKEVTAVERAIAVENKWRAQRYGTDCIFASKDGPVEISELLSRVIEHIAEDAAALNCMAEVEHCRTIVERGSSAEFQLRAFRDNAEDIAAVSRWIADATISGTSTPAAGVPAPS